From Glycine soja cultivar W05 chromosome 4, ASM419377v2, whole genome shotgun sequence, the proteins below share one genomic window:
- the LOC114408560 gene encoding protein FREE1-like: MQQGDYTSAPSPYYQFPHLQNPNPNPDPHPNNPYASAPPFTPNYAPSDYTPYPSSYPQNPDPIPPTAPSFPPSSSNPNLPPPFNPPFDSNPPYQQPQPQQPYFPPYDHHQTPPNYAPPNTNSTPSVYNSAPYSYTGVSSVPPIPTYEPAYDAPVRPDHGGGYFDDRYCSGFTRSHSDLGSDFYGKSVGGASRYDGVADDGYGDGVYAYEGGKVEPYGARGTAPKSSTWAAFDDYGRSISFPSQKESSVGGKIVKAVPKADTQEDVKGGGVQKFRVKLLAESGGQSTMDVLCQIGLDGIRMLDPNTSRTLRIYPLENITRCDRIDSSTFAFWSKSPVDIEPRRIRLQSNSYTTNTLLDIVTAATIQFKEMGGSRWPAEAVKPNEQPTERKKGFGDWMNLIKPANEEKDHWVPDEAVSKCTACGTDFGAFVRRHHCRNCGDIFCDKCTYGRIALTADENAQPVRVCDRCMAEVSQRLTSAKESSSKPALQSHEDLARKLQEELERNRKTSGSKSDGSARRMKEVACPICTVHLQVQVPSSGSETIECGVCQHPFLVSAH, from the exons ATGCAGCAAGGAGACTACACCTCCGCTCCATCTCCATATTATCAATTCCCTCATCTCCAAAACCCCAATCCCAATCCCGATCCACACCCAAACAACCCCTACGCTTCTGCACCTCCCTTCACCCCCAATTACGCTCCTTCCGATTACACCCCTTACCCTTCTTCCTACCCTCAAAATCCCGATCCTATTCCACCCACTGCTCCTTCCTTCCCTCCCTCTTCCTCCAACCCTAATTTACCCCCTCCTTTCAATCCTCCCTTCGATTCTAACCCTCCCTACCAACAACCGCAACCACAACAACCCTATTTCCCACCCTATGATCACCATCAAACGCCTCCCAATTACGCCCCTCCCAACACCAATTCCACTCCCTCAGTATACAACTCTGCTCCCTACAGCTACACTGGAGTCTCCTCCGTTCCTCCGATTCCGACGTACGAACCTGCATACGACGCTCCGGTGAGGCCCGATCATGGTGGAGGCTATTTTGACGACAGATACTGCTCTGGATTTACTCGGAGCCATTCCGATTTGGGATCGGATTTTTACGGGAAGAGCGTTGGTGGTGCTTCGAGATATGACGGTGTCGCTGATGATGGATACGGAGATGGGGTGTATGCTTATGAAGGGGGCAAGGTGGAACCCTATGGGGCGCGTGGCACGGCGCCAAAATCGTCGACTTGGGCGGCGTTTGATGATTACGGGAGGTCCATCAGTTTCCCCTCGCAGAAGGAATCTTCTGTGGGGGGTAAGATTGTGAAAGCGGTGCCCAAGGCTGATACACAAGAAGACGTCAAAGGTGGTGGCGTGCAAAAGTTTCGTGTCAAGCTGTTGGCAGAAAGTGGGGGTCAGAGCACCATGGATGTTCTCTGTCAG ATTGGTTTGGATGGAATTCGCATGCTGGATCCAAATACCAGCCGGACATTGAGAATTTATCCTCTTGAGAACATAACAAGATGTGAT AGAATCGATTCATCTACCTTTGCATTTTGGTCAAAGAGCCCTGTTGACATTGAGCCAAGACGGATCAGATTGCAATCTAATAGTTACACTACTAACACACTTTTGGATATAGTGACTGCTGCAACCATACAG TTCAAGGAAATGGGTGGAAGCAGGTGGCCTGCTGAAGCAGTGAAACCAAATGAACAGCctacagaaagaaagaaaggtttTGGTGATTGGATGAATCTTATTAAACCTGCCAATGAAGAGAAGGATCATTGG GTACCAGATGAAGCCGTCTCAAAATGTACAGCATGTGGTACTGATTTTGGGGCTTTTGTTCGCAGG CATCACTGTAGGAACTGTGGTGATATTTTCTGTGACAAATGTACATATGGTAGAATTGCTCTGACTGCTGATGAGAATGCTCAGCCTGTACGAGTTTGTGACCGGTGCATG GCGGAAGTGTCTCAGCGGCTGACTAGTGCAAAAGAGTCATCAAGTAAACCTGCATTGCAGAGTCATGAGGATCTTGCAAGGAAACTTCAG GAGGAGCTGGAGAGAAATCGAAAGACATCAG GTTCCAAGTCTGATGGATCTGCAAGACGGATGAAGGAAGTTGCATGTCCCATTTGCACTGTCCATCTGCAG GTTCAGGTGCCTAGCTCGGGTTCAGAGACAATTGAGTGTGGAGTTTGCCAGCACCCATTTCTTGTGAGCGCTCATTGA